In Cyprinus carpio isolate SPL01 chromosome B16, ASM1834038v1, whole genome shotgun sequence, the following are encoded in one genomic region:
- the tent5aa gene encoding terminal nucleotidyltransferase 5A, producing MAEEDSANFSVLSWEQVQRLDLILTESIPIHGRGNFPTLQMKPRRIVTAVRSRMREQGIHVRDVRLNGSAASHVLHGDSGLGYKDLDLIFCVDLKGETEFQIVKNIVLDCLLDFLPDGVNKEKITPLTLKEAYVQKMVKVCNDSDRWSLISLSNNRGKNVELKFVDSLRRQFEFSVDSFQIKLDSLLLFYECSENPMAKTFHPTIIGESVYGDFATALDHLRNKVICTRNPEEIRGGGLLKYCHLLVRGFRAASESEMKSLQRYMCSRFFIDFSDISEQQRKLESYLQNHFVGLEDRKYDYLTTLHGVVNESTVCLMGHERRQALGLIAMLAVRVLAEQNVIPNVANVTCYYQPAPYVADGNFSNYYIAQVQPVFTCHQQTYSTWLPCN from the exons ATGGCTGAAGAGGACAGCGCAAACTTCAGCGTGCTGAGCTGGGAGCAGGTCCAGCGGCTGGACCTCATCCTGACCGAGAGCATCCCGATCCACGGCAGAGGAAACTTCCCCACGCTGCAGATGAAGCCGCGGCGGATCGTGACGGCGGTGCGGAGCCGCATGCGGGAGCAGGGCATCCATGTGCGGGACGTGCGTCTCAACGGATCCGCCGCCAGTCACGTCCTGCACGGGGACAGCGGGCTCGGCTATAAGGACCTGGACCTCATATTCTGCGTGGACCTGAAGGGAGAGACGGAGTTTCAGATCGTCAAGAACATAGTGCTGGACTGTCTGCTGGACTTCTTACCTGATGGGGTCAATAAAGAGAAAATCACTCCGCTGACCCTGAAG GAAGCATATGTGCAGAAGATGGTGAAAGTTTGCAATGATTCGGACCGCTGgagtctcatctctctctctaacaACCGGGGCAAAAACGTGGAGCTCAAGTTCGTGGACTCATTGCGCCGGCAGTTCGAGTTTAGCGTCGATTCTTTCCAGATTAAGCTAGACTCTCTGCTGCTTTTCTACGAGTGCTCGGAGAACCCCATGGCCAAAACGTTTCACCCCACCATCATCGGCGAGAGCGTGTACGGAGACTTCGCCACGGCGCTGGACCACTTGCGCAACAAGGTGATCTGCACGAGGAACCCCGAGGAGATCCGAGGAGGCGGCCTCCTGAAATACTGCCATCTTCTGGTCAGGGGTTTCCGAGCCGCCTCCGAGTCCGAGATGAAGTCTCTCCAGCGCTACATGTGCTCCCGCTTCTTCATCGACTTCTCGGACATCAGCGAACAGCAGCGCAAGCTGGAGTCTTACCTCCAGAACCACTTTGTGGGCTTGGAGGACCGCAAGTACGATTATCTGACGACGCTGCATGGAGTGGTGAATGAGAGCACGGTGTGTCTGATGGGACACGAGCGGCGGCAGGCCCTTGGGCTGATCGCCATGCTAGCAGTGCGTGTGTTGGCCGAGCAGAACGTCATACCCAACGTGGCCAACGTCACTTGCTATTACCAGCCTGCCCCTTATGTAGCAGACGGTAACTTTAGCAATTATTACATTGCTCAAGTCCAGCCAGTCTTTACCTGTCATCAGCAAACCTACTCCACATGGCTGCCATGCAACTGA